TTCTCCACTGCTTTTAATGCGGCTGCTGTACCATGGCCTTCCAATTGTTCAACTAAAGTCACGTTATCCAAAACTTTGTAATATTCCTTATGTTTACTATCAATTACTATTAGAATATCTCTAGTATATCTTCTTAGAATCTCAATATTTCTCAAAATTAAAGGATAATCGAGAATAGGTACAAAAGGTTTGGGTCTTGTATGTGTTATTGGTTCTAGTCTTTCTCCCTTACCCGCTGCTAACAGTACTGCTTTCAATCTGTTTACCTAAATTTTCTGGTACTTTAAGAACTTTAGTTTTTTCTATTTCCGCTTTCCTTAAAGGATATATCTTCTTAGCTGCTTCAAATATCTCATTGGCTAATCTACCAAATACGACTTCTTGCACGAAATCATCAAAAGTAAGTTCACTCGCCTTTTTAGATACTATATCATTTATTATTTTCCTAATTGCTGTCTTTTGAGATTGATGACACTTATATGTAGTTAATACTAACCCCTTAACTCTTATCACGTAACCGTCTTTAGTTGTTACGTCAATTATACTGTTTATTTTAGAGCTCTTTCTTCGAATTAACGATCTTAAATAATCTCTTGAAAGTTCATGTCCCGCGAATCTAGTAACTAATCTATCTCCATTATTTTCTATAATTTTAAAGTAAAGATGAACATAAACTTGACTGAAATCTCCAGTTAGATCATATAAGGTTGTCTCAACTCTTCTTCCGATAGTCTGGTTTACATCATAAGCTGGAGTGGAACCTAGAGGTACTTCTCCGAAAACTTTAGGTGCTATTATGTTGTACCATCTTTTCATTTTCCACTTGTCTTTGATTGCTCCTCCTTTAGCTGACATTACTCATCTCCTTTTCATTGTGAATTATCCTGGTATAAAGTTTTCTCAAAAAATGTACGATAACCCTAGCCTCTTCCTCGTCTTTAACTCCCCTTATTATTGCACGCTTCATAGCTATGTACATTTTATAATCCTCATCTGACCTTTTAAGTAACTTATAAAGGGTTTCAGTATATTTGTCTATTAGTTGAATAGAATGTTCTGAAATTGTGGAAGTCTGAGGATTATTCAATATTCCTCTATTTTTCCAAATTTCG
The nucleotide sequence above comes from Sulfolobus tengchongensis. Encoded proteins:
- a CDS encoding 30S ribosomal protein S3ae, whose amino-acid sequence is MSAKGGAIKDKWKMKRWYNIIAPKVFGEVPLGSTPAYDVNQTIGRRVETTLYDLTGDFSQVYVHLYFKIIENNGDRLVTRFAGHELSRDYLRSLIRRKSSKINSIIDVTTKDGYVIRVKGLVLTTYKCHQSQKTAIRKIINDIVSKKASELTFDDFVQEVVFGRLANEIFEAAKKIYPLRKAEIEKTKVLKVPENLGKQIESSTVSSG